The Eubalaena glacialis isolate mEubGla1 chromosome 3, mEubGla1.1.hap2.+ XY, whole genome shotgun sequence nucleotide sequence agatttaaaaaaccTAGTAAAAGGTCATTCACTCCTTCAATGGTAGGCTTGGGTACAGAATTAAACTCTAAAGGCGAGAATTTCAGTGCTTTTCCCCCAACTCCACACATTCAACCCATTTTACTAAGTAAGAATGccattaaaaatttataaataatgccatttttagTATCTGAagagttaaaaagaaacaattgtTAGTTGAAATTAATTAAGTTCAAACTAATCTTTGACACAATTTCCTGAATGAGCTATACTTGAATTTCACATTTTCAGGTGTAGtagactatttttatttttactcatttattttttgcctgcaccacgcggcatgtgggatcctagttccccaaccagggatcgaacccgcggccctgcagtagaagcacaaagtcttaaccactagaccaccagagaagtctccATGTagtaaactatttttattaacttacatttttgtcctctttttgctctgtttctattgtTGATCCCTTTTCAGCAATTCTTCTCCTAGAAAGAAggtaaatcaattttttaaaaaatacatccgGTAACTTAGTGTAAAACTATGCCAAAAGGGAAGAACTGCATCTAGTTAAATTATACTTAGAATAAAAGTAACAAAATCCTCTCAATTCTGGACACATCCGTATAATTTCTCACTCACCTCCTGGCCAGCAGGGCACTCATTTCTTCCATTAAACCACTGCCCCCTAATGGAAGGGGTCCATTTCCACGACCCGTATCTGTTTTAGATGAGGCCGAATTCACACCAATGGTATTCCCTCCGCTTGCGAAAGAGGCATCGTCCATCTTAATgagaatatacatacataataaacGCCTATGTGGGACAATCCTATGtttattaatatattacattCAAAACAGAAGGATATATCAGCattaatttcaataaaaacacctagatattattttttaaactttaaggaCCAATGGAGTAATTTTATGTATCAGTTAAGTTTTATCAAAGCTAACATCACCAATAATGGGATAAAATGCTATCACATGTCCCCTTGTGTAATACATTGAAAAGGACATATTACGTTGGtagtaaaaaaatgtaaaacctgcCCCCAAAAATGCATAACTCAAATCAAATCTTAGGGAAATATCAGATAAACCAAACTGAAGGATGATctacaaaataattatattgttGTCCTCAAAATTGTCAATATCATGAACGAGGAGGTTGAGGAAATGTTACAGATTAAAAGTAAAGAGGCATTACAACAAAATATAACAGGTGACCTTGGAGTAGAAAAAAAATTGCCATAAAAGACATTATTGGACAATAGATGAAACTTGAATAGATTTGTAGATTATAGTATTGTATCACTcgaatttcctgattttgataatcaTGCTGTGGTCACGTAGgtgaatgtccttgttcttacaAAATTCATATTTAAGTATTTAGGGAAATAGGGGCAAGGTGTCTCTGATTTATTCTCAATtcaaacaaaaagagagagagtgtgtgtgtctgtttatgcagaaggaaaaatacacaaagaataataaagcaaatatggtaaaatgttaaGTGGTGAATGTTACAGAAACTCTATTATTCTTGCAACTTTAATTGTTTAAGTTATTTCACATGTTTTTTAGTCAATGAAGTTAGTAACATAGGGTTCATAAAATCAGAATACAATAAATTCAATGTTTTAGATACTGAGACAGAATAAGACATaacataaaaaatacaattaattagGAAATGCATTTACCCGTGACACTTTTCTAAGTTTTGCTCCAGCAATTGCAGCTGCAAGTCCAGTTAAAGGGCGATTGTCTTCAGACATGGATCCCGAAAAAAATCCAgatgcagggaggggaggagcaggaggtggcgggggaggagggggtaCTTGATTAGGAAGAGGTGGTGGAGGAGGCGGAGGCGGGGGCCCTGAGGATGGaagtggagggggtggagggggtcctgggggaggaggaagtaCGGCTGATGCCTGGGCAGGACCtggtgggagtggaggagggggtggaggtgcAGGTGGTCCCAAGACAATGCCTGAGAGAAAGAAATGTTAAGACCATCAACAACAGAGCTAAGTGACACTACCTTAGGAGGAAAAGCATGTAGAATGACATGCTAAATTAACTTGACTTGAACATTTAGTACAAATTAATGAGTTCAATTTATCATAATATTTAATGTccaaatcagtattttaaaaaaactaaaaattaaggcCAAAGTGTATAACTACTCCCTTTACTGTTAGAGCTTTATTAATAGAACTTTGCAACAGATCGTCtaaattagtttcttttttttgctcACGGGCATTtggtaaataaacaaaataaatacttataaaatgtgGGACAGAGGCAGCATCCCTGAAAGATAAATGAATGTATAGGATGGCAGTTAGTGCTATTCAAAATAACAGACCAAAATAAGCTGGGTAAACCTTAAGAGTTGACACAATAACTTCTACAATAGTGAAAGCATATAGTTActtgctttccaaagtggctgaattGAGAACATGAAAGAAGGGTGGGTCCCAGGCTTCAATATGTCAAAAATATTCCACATTTAAAAGCAATGTATAAAGAGAATTGAGAATCATTGAAGTAAAGGAATCTACTAGAACAAAGTAAAACCTCAAAACAACTATCAGAAATAATTAGGAGACATAGAATTTGAAGTACAGAAGACAGGGGTTAAGAGAGCAATGTCCAGATCTTGTAAAATCACAAAGGAGTGGGCAAGAACAAGAACCAGGAGACTGACCCTGTAGGTCCTCCCCCTTCCTTAAGGCTTAAAAGGGGTATTTTAGGACAAATAAAATGTTATCTGCAAACTGGGTGGTAAGTTTTTTGAAACTGCTAACTTTGAACAGTTACACAAGCTGGAATCATAAATTGCTGGAAAAATATAGTGATGGGCTGCATGAGGGGTCATCAGAGCTCTGAGGATACAGGAGGTGGGCCTTTGGACTCTGTCAGGCTAACTGTGTCTCTCTTGTTCCAGAATCACTTTCACAATGACACTGAACTGCACCTACTAGAGTTGTGACTCAACCTTTAAGCAAATTCAGTAAGTCAACatgaaaaatatacacacagcaaTAACAAGCCCTTAagaactaagatttttttttaaaataaatgttttaaatccaGACTATAACACCGTTCCTTTGTAAGTACAAATTTGTTGTCACATTCCTTCCTGTAATCCTCGCTAAATCCTATTTTAAAAGGGAGCGGGTTAAGCATCTTCTTATTTACTTATAGAACCAGGTCCTTCTCTACTTACAAATAATCCATACTTAGATTACATCCCCCCTCCCCTGTCACTGTGACAGCAAAGTTCAGGCATGGGAAGTGGGGGGATAACTGTAGAGGATGCTATCCTCTCCCAACTATCCCTTCAGCCTGCTACTTCTTGGAATTTTGGACCATGGAACCCTTTGGGGCACATATCAAGCCTGCCATCCTCTCCACCCTTTGTGCAAAGTTGGGCTGCTCCCCAGGGCTTAGGGTGGCACCCATCCCTGGAAGTCTGATATGAGAAGCCCAATACGAAACAGGGTCCAAGATCAGAACTGTCCCAGAGGAGACTCCTGGATGACAGATCTAACGACTACAGTTGGGCACTAAATATAATCTCTGTGTTTCCCAGAAATTAAAGGAAGACAAGTTtgattatatcaatatatttattgTGTGGATTTATGTATCAAGTAATGTTTTCctagtgaaaatgaaaagaaacatacaGAGGCCCTTAAATACCGAATAACACTTCTGACTATGACACTGCAGAAGATATCCAAATCTAGTTCAATATGGAAACCCCTCATACTGATCCTCCAAATGCAATTAATCCAACAGAAAAGAACCCACCTTCGCCTTTTTCAAAACCATCCTCCCCATTCTTCTAGGCAATTAAAGCTGTGGACGTGTAACATTTCCAAGTGATTAGCTGTTAGTCGCAATAACGGAagccttaccctgcagggctggaGTCTCGGCCGGCTGAGAGGCTGCCTGCAAGCCTGGCTCAGAAGCAGAGGAGTCTCCCAGCACAGAGGTTAGAGGAGTCTCCACAGAGGCAGGGGCAGctgcagagggagaagggagaacaCTAGGCTTGGATGAGGGAGTTGAGGCAACAGGGGTGCTTGGAGGAGGAGAGGCTTGAGATCCACAGTGTGAGAGTGGTGCGAGGGAAGGCGGTGGCAGCGCTGCTGGCCCTGAGGTAGGCGGTGGAGACACTGGACACGTGACAGAGTCGAGCAGCCCGCTGGGGGCCGCTGGTGATGGAGGCCTCTGGGGCACAGGAGAAGAAACACAACCGGGGAGGACAGGCCTTGGACCAGTAGCTCTGCCTGGGGGGCTGCTAATCATTACTGGAGGAGACGGAGGGAGGGGCGAGAAACTGGAAGTAGACCAGGCACAGGGCTTCGTAGCTGGAGGTTGAGGAGAGGGTGTGTTCACAGGAGAAGAAGGTCGAGAGTTTTTGTTCAGAGGACGAGGAACTGTAGCATAATGGGGAAGAACAGGGTGGAAGGCTGAACCTAGAGATGTTGCAAAACGTGTCGCGGAGTGTCGAAGAGGTGGTGTAGGGGGTGTGGAAGTGGGTGGCAAAGCGGTCACTACAGCGTAATCAGGAGTGGCCTCTGACACTGGAGCTGAGATGACTTTAGCATATGATGGAGGAGGTGCTGAAGGAGGCTGGCAACTGGCATACTCAGGAAGTGGAGCATGATACAGGGAGCTGTCGGAGGATGGAGCTGAACAGAGGTGGAAAGCAGCGGCGAAAGACAGgataaaaaaggagagagaaaaagggagctAGTAAAGCCACAAAACCAGCATTCAGACAAAATGTACAAATGTAGACTACAGTTAGTACCAGAGAATAAGCATATGGGCAAATAACTAATTTCACCCCAAAATGTCTTAacttataaatacattttgagaCCCAAAAGAGGACAAGTTTTCTTTTACTCTAACAAGTTGACTGATAAATTAAACTGATAAGCTTATTCTTTACAAGAAAAAGATCATAgtcttaattttcattatttcgtCCACTAAAAGGACATTAACATTACATGAATAAGACCACAAAGAAGAGTAagcttagttgttttttttttttaaaataataaagagagaAACTAGCAAAAAGTTTATCATAAAGGGCTAGAAACCCCCAAATTCAATGTTTATTTGtggaaaagttttgttttgttggctataaccccagaaaacaatttggcaatcAAAAGCAAATGAATGAACCCAAACAACAAACCAATCAACCAGTATTTAATCAACCCACGTTGAAACTTTAGATATAGGCCatatggaataaaataataattcttaaatcctataataaatgttaattttaatgaatGTCAAAATACCTCAAATTTTTAGTCGTATCTTAACCCTTAGGTCTTTCAATAAAATTCCATCGATTTAgtaatttttactaatttttcacAATACttgcatatatttaaattacTAGTCAGCTCTAGAGAGGATACTTTTTAACCTACTGTTTTTAATTCCTCCTTCAAAAACTTTAGAATACAATCAAACAAATTTCTGGAATGCTCCGGTATTCAAGACAATTTAAGCACTCTCAGAAGGGAAATATATTCCAAATTCATCTAATATAAAAATTTCCCATAAAAACACACTTACACTTTATAGCCAATTTATAGGGAGTTAGAAGAATTAGAATACCAGAATAAAAATTTCCTGGAGCTTTCTTTAAGTCTCCAAGcaataaaagagagaaataaaaagaaaatgttaaagtaGCAATAGCCACATATTTGTTCTAATTTCAAATCGTATTGCTTAATCCCAAGCACCTCAAATGTGAAATAGTCCTTCTAATACACGAATACACAAAATGCCATCGCCATCCAAGCTCAGACATCAGGAACACGGAACAATCTGTAAACTTCTTACCGGCATTTGACATTCTTCGCTCTCGCTCCCATTCCAGCTGCTCCCTTTCTAGCTGCTCTTGCCGCTCTCTTTCTTGCCTTTCCCGGTCCAGTCTCTCCAGCCTCTCCCGCTCTTGTCTCTCCCGCTCCAGACGATCCTGACGTTCCctttcttgtctctctctctccagctgctCCTGTTCTAGTCGTTCCCTCTCCAGCCTTTCCCTTTCTAACCTCTCCCTCTCCAATCTCTCCctttccattctttctctctccagcctTTCCCGCTCCAGCTCCTTTTGTCGTTGCTGTTCTTGTAGTTGcctgaaattaagaaattaaaaatatgcaacTGTGGCTACTCACCATTAAAAACCCATTCTTTTCACAATGAACCTATGAGAACCTTATTTCTGATTTAAATACAAAGCAGTGTAGACCAGGCAATCAACATCTCTCTTTCCACGTGAAGAAAGACTACGTTAGATAGAGATGGCTTATGTTTCATACgaatgaaaataatttctcttaTTAGGATCACCTTGGGCTGCTTCAGCACATTACACTCATGTCTCATTTTATTCTGTACTTTTCATGAATAAAGTGttgcaaataaatgaataactgaaCATACCACTTTAATGACCAAGACATTATTTCAATCATTTAATGGAAATATCTCTAAATTGTAATTACCTCCCTAAAACAACATCAAATTTTTactgtataaattatattttatcatttcagaAAATACAATGGCTAGTCACAGCACTAGCTCAATAAAtggtgaatggaaaaaaaaaacagacttaagaaataaactttaaatcatATTAAGTCTCATATCCAGAGGTCAGTAAAATTAACATTTTGGCATTCATACTTCCAAACTTTTCCTCatgtaaaaatatgcatataaaccttaaaaaccaaataaattaGAATATGTCCCTACCactctgaaatctgttttctcctctcccaCTTAATATATTGTAAAAGGTATTCTAAGGCACTAAGTACAGTTTTGTAC carries:
- the ENAH gene encoding protein enabled homolog isoform X6; the protein is MSEQSICQARAAVMVYDDANKKWVPAGGSTGFSRVHIYHHTGNNTFRVVGRKIQDHQVVINCAIPKGLKYNQATQTFHQWRDARQVYGLNFGSKEDANVFASAMMHALEVLNSQETGPTLPRQNSQLPAQVQNGPSQEELEIQRRQLQEQQRQKELERERLERERMERERLERERLERERLERERLEQEQLERERQERERQDRLERERQERERLERLDRERQERERQEQLEREQLEWERERRMSNAGIVLGPPAPPPPPPLPPGPAQASAVLPPPPGPPPPPPLPSSGPPPPPPPPPLPNQVPPPPPPPPAPPLPASGFFSGSMSEDNRPLTGLAAAIAGAKLRKVSRMDDASFASGGNTIGVNSASSKTDTGRGNGPLPLGGSGLMEEMSALLARRRRIAEKGSTIETEQKEDKNEDSEPVSSKASSTSTPEPTRKPWERTSTMNGSKSPVISRPKSAPSSQPSANGVQTEGLDYDRLKQDILDEMRKELTKLKEELIDAIRQELSKSNTA
- the ENAH gene encoding protein enabled homolog isoform X5 encodes the protein MSEQSICQARAAVMVYDDANKKWVPAGGSTGFSRVHIYHHTGNNTFRVVGRKIQDHQVVINCAIPKGLKYNQATQTFHQWRDARQVYGLNFGSKEDANVFASAMMHALEVLNSQETGPTLPRQNSQLPAQVQNGPSQEELEIQRRQLQEQQRQKELERERLERERMERERLERERLERERLERERLEQEQLERERQERERQDRLERERQERERLERLDRERQERERQEQLEREQLEWERERRMSNAGIVLGPPAPPPPPPLPPGPAQASAVLPPPPGPPPPPPLPSSGPPPPPPPPPLPNQVPPPPPPPPAPPLPASGFFSGSMSEDNRPLTGLAAAIAGAKLRKVSRMDDASFASGGNTIGVNSASSKTDTGRGNGPLPLGGSGLMEEMSALLARRRRIAEKGSTIETEQKEDKNEDSEPVSSKASSTSTPEPTRKPWERTSTMNGSKSPVISRRDSPRKNQIVFDSRSYDSLHRPKSAPSSQPSANGVQTEGLDYDRLKQDILDEMRKELTKLKEELIDAIRQELSKSNTA
- the ENAH gene encoding protein enabled homolog isoform X2; amino-acid sequence: MSEQSICQARAAVMVYDDANKKWVPAGGSTGFSRVHIYHHTGNNTFRVVGRKIQDHQVVINCAIPKGLKYNQATQTFHQWRDARQVYGLNFGSKEDANVFASAMMHALEVLNSQETGPTLPRQNSQLPAQVQNGPSQEELEIQRRQLQEQQRQKELERERLERERMERERLERERLERERLERERLEQEQLERERQERERQDRLERERQERERLERLDRERQERERQEQLEREQLEWERERRMSNAAPSSDSSLYHAPLPEYASCQPPSAPPPSYAKVISAPVSEATPDYAVVTALPPTSTPPTPPLRHSATRFATSLGSAFHPVLPHYATVPRPLNKNSRPSSPVNTPSPQPPATKPCAWSTSSFSPLPPSPPVMISSPPGRATGPRPVLPGCVSSPVPQRPPSPAAPSGLLDSVTCPVSPPPTSGPAALPPPSLAPLSHCGSQASPPPSTPVASTPSSKPSVLPSPSAAAPASVETPLTSVLGDSSASEPGLQAASQPAETPALQGIVLGPPAPPPPPPLPPGPAQASAVLPPPPGPPPPPPLPSSGPPPPPPPPPLPNQVPPPPPPPPAPPLPASGFFSGSMSEDNRPLTGLAAAIAGAKLRKVSRMDDASFASGGNTIGVNSASSKTDTGRGNGPLPLGGSGLMEEMSALLARRRRIAEKGSTIETEQKEDKNEDSEPVSSKASSTSTPEPTRKPWERTSTMNGSKSPVISRPKSAPSSQPSANGVQTEGLDYDRLKQDILDEMRKELTKLKEELIDAIRQELSKSNTA
- the ENAH gene encoding protein enabled homolog isoform X1 encodes the protein MSEQSICQARAAVMVYDDANKKWVPAGGSTGFSRVHIYHHTGNNTFRVVGRKIQDHQVVINCAIPKGLKYNQATQTFHQWRDARQVYGLNFGSKEDANVFASAMMHALEVLNSQETGPTLPRQNSQLPAQVQNGPSQEELEIQRRQLQEQQRQKELERERLERERMERERLERERLERERLERERLEQEQLERERQERERQDRLERERQERERLERLDRERQERERQEQLEREQLEWERERRMSNAAPSSDSSLYHAPLPEYASCQPPSAPPPSYAKVISAPVSEATPDYAVVTALPPTSTPPTPPLRHSATRFATSLGSAFHPVLPHYATVPRPLNKNSRPSSPVNTPSPQPPATKPCAWSTSSFSPLPPSPPVMISSPPGRATGPRPVLPGCVSSPVPQRPPSPAAPSGLLDSVTCPVSPPPTSGPAALPPPSLAPLSHCGSQASPPPSTPVASTPSSKPSVLPSPSAAAPASVETPLTSVLGDSSASEPGLQAASQPAETPALQGIVLGPPAPPPPPPLPPGPAQASAVLPPPPGPPPPPPLPSSGPPPPPPPPPLPNQVPPPPPPPPAPPLPASGFFSGSMSEDNRPLTGLAAAIAGAKLRKVSRMDDASFASGGNTIGVNSASSKTDTGRGNGPLPLGGSGLMEEMSALLARRRRIAEKGSTIETEQKEDKNEDSEPVSSKASSTSTPEPTRKPWERTSTMNGSKSPVISRRDSPRKNQIVFDSRSYDSLHRPKSAPSSQPSANGVQTEGLDYDRLKQDILDEMRKELTKLKEELIDAIRQELSKSNTA
- the ENAH gene encoding protein enabled homolog isoform X3; this translates as MSEQSICQARAAVMVYDDANKKWVPAGGSTGFSRVHIYHHTGNNTFRVVGRKIQDHQVVINCAIPKGLKYNQATQTFHQWRDARQVYGLNFGSKEDANVFASAMMHALEVLNSQETGPTLPRQNSQLPAQVQNGPSQEELEIQRRQLQEQQRQKELERERLERERMERERLERERLERERLERERLEQEQLERERQERERQDRLERERQERERLERLDRERQERERQEQLEREQLEWERERRMSNAAAPASVETPLTSVLGDSSASEPGLQAASQPAETPALQGIVLGPPAPPPPPPLPPGPAQASAVLPPPPGPPPPPPLPSSGPPPPPPPPPLPNQVPPPPPPPPAPPLPASGFFSGSMSEDNRPLTGLAAAIAGAKLRKVSRMDDASFASGGNTIGVNSASSKTDTGRGNGPLPLGGSGLMEEMSALLARRRRIAEKGSTIETEQKEDKNEDSEPVSSKASSTSTPEPTRKPWERTSTMNGSKSPVISRRDSPRKNQIVFDSRSYDSLHRPKSAPSSQPSANGVQTEGLDYDRLKQDILDEMRKELTKLKEELIDAIRQELSKSNTA
- the ENAH gene encoding protein enabled homolog isoform X4, which codes for MSEQSICQARAAVMVYDDANKKWVPAGGSTGFSRVHIYHHTGNNTFRVVGRKIQDHQVVINCAIPKGLKYNQATQTFHQWRDARQVYGLNFGSKEDANVFASAMMHALEVLNSQETGPTLPRQNSQLPAQVQNGPSQEELEIQRRQLQEQQRQKELERERLERERMERERLERERLERERLERERLEQEQLERERQERERQDRLERERQERERLERLDRERQERERQEQLEREQLEWERERRMSNAAAPASVETPLTSVLGDSSASEPGLQAASQPAETPALQGIVLGPPAPPPPPPLPPGPAQASAVLPPPPGPPPPPPLPSSGPPPPPPPPPLPNQVPPPPPPPPAPPLPASGFFSGSMSEDNRPLTGLAAAIAGAKLRKVSRMDDASFASGGNTIGVNSASSKTDTGRGNGPLPLGGSGLMEEMSALLARRRRIAEKGSTIETEQKEDKNEDSEPVSSKASSTSTPEPTRKPWERTSTMNGSKSPVISRPKSAPSSQPSANGVQTEGLDYDRLKQDILDEMRKELTKLKEELIDAIRQELSKSNTA